Proteins found in one Nitratiruptor sp. SB155-2 genomic segment:
- the ruvC gene encoding crossover junction endodeoxyribonuclease RuvC, translating into MNILGIDPGSRNLGYAIVELNNSHMKLIEAGLVKIKPSEFQYQLSQMIEGLDMVFSSHSVDEVAMEDIFYAYNPQTVLKLAQFRGALALRIIQLHGNFSAYTPLQVKKALTGKAKASKEQVAFMVKKILGIKKEVKPLDITDAMAVAITHAQRLRLKR; encoded by the coding sequence GTGAATATACTTGGTATCGATCCTGGGAGCCGAAATTTAGGGTACGCAATTGTTGAATTGAATAATTCACATATGAAGCTTATTGAAGCGGGACTTGTGAAAATAAAGCCATCGGAATTTCAATATCAACTTTCTCAAATGATAGAAGGTCTTGATATGGTCTTTTCTTCCCATAGTGTTGATGAGGTAGCTATGGAAGATATCTTTTATGCCTACAACCCTCAAACCGTTTTGAAACTGGCTCAATTTCGAGGAGCTTTAGCTCTTCGAATCATTCAGCTTCATGGGAATTTTAGTGCATATACACCATTGCAGGTCAAAAAGGCTTTGACAGGAAAAGCGAAAGCATCCAAAGAGCAGGTTGCCTTTATGGTCAAAAAGATTTTAGGAATTAAAAAGGAGGTAAAGCCACTCGATATCACAGATGCGATGGCAGTCGCCATCACTCATGCTCAGCGTCTTCGTTTGAAGAGATGA